A section of the Oncorhynchus tshawytscha isolate Ot180627B linkage group LG09, Otsh_v2.0, whole genome shotgun sequence genome encodes:
- the hspb9 gene encoding heat shock protein beta-9, producing the protein MTQSAAPAIESIFGNDPFFSQERMVFPPMRHQALSGIQEDFFQRRSNLASDLLKELRDGLPSMYQLHERAHLRMGSPFLERRSTGVPAGALSQGLSTEVAETGRSHSPLALSLNAQGFNPEDITVKLDGRRLAVVAMKQAKAEEAKSTSSAISSCSFSSSSSQQKGFVQKIDLPAHLDLTALTCSLGEDGQLRIEAPTAAPQLEAPTAEQEVPLRFRTSLDVPIAKGNTEESITVTTSKP; encoded by the coding sequence ATGACTCAGTCCGCCGCCCCAGCAATCGAGAGCATCTTTGGAAACGACCCTTTCTTCAGTCAGGAGAGGATGGTCTTCCCCCCCATGCGCCACCAGGCCCTATCCGGCATCCAAGAAGACTTCTTCCAGAGGAGGTCCAACCTGGCCAGTGATCTCCTCAAAGAGCTCCGCGATGGGCTCCCCAGTATGTACCAGCTGCATGAGAGGGCCCACCTCCGAATGGGCTCCCCATTCCTGGAGAGGAGGAGCACAGGAGTTCCAGCAGGAGCTCTGAGCCAGGGCCTCAGCACGGAGGTGGCTGAGACAGGCCGGAGCCATAGCCCCCTGGCCCTGAGCCTAAACGCCCAGGGCTTCAACCCAGAAGACATCACAGTCAAGCTGGACGGACGGAGGCTAGCCGTGGTGGCCATGAAACAGGCCAAAGCAGAAGAGGCTAAATCCACCTCCTCTGCCATCTCTTCctgctccttttcctcctcctcgtccCAACAGAAAGGCTTTGTTCAGAAAATTGACCTGCCTGCTCACCTAGACCTGACAGCCTTGACCTGTTCTCTGGGAGAAGATGGACAGCTGAGAATCGAAGCCCCCACTGCCGCCCCCCAGCTGGAAGCCCCTACAGCAGAGCAGGAGGTCCCCCTCCGCTTCAGAACCTCCCTGGACGTACCCATAGCCAAGGGCAACACAGAAGAGTCCATAACAGTGACAACCTCAAAACCTTGA